AgattttttcaatggaaattagccctattagaacaatGACTTTAACAGGACTGACCGGATACAATGATATCAGTACTCACTGACACTGCTTTCTCCAGTGTGAACGTGTTAtactctcagtgaaaacaaagaccatgatTGGTTAATTCAACAGGTGTGAGGAAGCAACTGCAACTAGCTAACTGCAGCCAGgcaactgcaaccaggcaactgCAGCCAGGCAAAAGGAGTGAAGATGGGGAGTAAGAGATCGGCTTTGTCTCTGAAAACAAAACTTCAAATCATCGATGATCTGGACAATAAAAGAAAATCACAAGCCACAATCTGCCAAGAACTCAGCTAACAAGCAGCACTGTTGCAATCATTTCTTTCAAGAGGAAGGACATGCCATATTCTCACATGCCATACTATATTCAACATGTAAGAGTACAACttgttctttttcatttctttactgttttcttttaaacataccgtttaaatgttgacCAATGTGAAGTAATCTTCAAAAAAGtattatatattgatgttcaattcaaattgggTGTTCTTTCATTATTCTGGTGAAGCAAACTGCCAAAGCCTATTGTAGTGATCACCTTGATATAacaaaacatttctccaggtcccatgggggttcgtTACAGTGAAGTCAGACTGTACATCTATACAAATCCCTGAGGAAGAACTACTCTGCATATATCCAAATAAATGAAAAAGGGCAAACCTAAATCatgtattctcatttttttttcttaaaattgaCACCAGTTTAATGTGGGTATTTCAAATTATAAAATGCTATAAGACTATCCTGCAAAATAAAACCCTAGCGTGGAGTGTTTgcgtgggcgtgtgtgtgtgtgtgtgtgtgtgtgtgtgtgtgtgtgtgtgtgtgtgtgtgtgtgtgtgtgtgcgtgcgtgcgtgcgtgtgtgtgtgtgtggggggggggggggggggggaggaggggggaggtttTCGTGAATTCCAACCAGATTATTGTCCTACTCGCATTAAATATCTTCATGCTATTTAATTGTGTTTCAATGGAGCCTGGCTGCTTAAGAGCACAGCGGTTCTTGCTAGTGTTCTTTATGTATAATTAACAACTTACAGTCCAAAGGGGTTCAAAGCAATGGGAATGCAACGACTTCTTGGTAGGTTAGGGTACAGAAAGAATTAAAACACACGATGCCTGGAGTAGTGGCTACCCAGATCCCTCCTGAAGGCTACGCCCACGGTTTTGTGCTAGTGGTTTGCCACCTCAGCTTTCTCTTGGCTTGCTGGTGTGCTTGGCTGCTTTATATTCCTAACGCAGGCCTCAGCAGGACTGGCATGGGGGATAGGATGACCCTTTCGAGGGGAAGGTGAACGCCGCAAGGGTGCACGCTGACTGAATACTGCAAATGCAACTACAGGAGACTGGAACgccacagacttttttttttttttttttaattggatctCCTTCTCAGAAGGCACACATCGGCAACAGGCTCATCAGGGGTCCTGATGAATCCAGAGGTATCCAGGTAAAACGCCCGTGAACAATCCAGGAATTCTTCAGTGCAATACTTTcttcaaaaaagaaacaaaaacaaaaaagaaacacactctGCTGCTCCGCTTGGCTGGGAAGACCGTTTTGCTCATAGCGATATTGCactccccaaaaaaaaaaacacgacaaaaaagtaaaaaaaaaaaaaaattcaggcacttgaattttttttttctgcatgctGTTGTTGAATTTTTCACTCTCAAAAACATTTGTTATTTACAAAATTTGACTAAGTCCTTGAAGgataacatttctttttaaaaaaatatttcattctacaaaacaaaaaacaaaacacagtcctCCAGTATAGACGTGGAATGCAGGTTTCTATTTCACCAAAACAAATTGACTCCAGAGGCTCCAGTGTGCACTTTACATCAACTTGGAGGGAGACGGACACTTTGAAGAACACCAGAAGGGCCAGAAATAGGGACGCTGCCTTCCTCAGGCTATACTAACCTTAACAGTGGAGGAATGTGATGGTGAAGGGTGGGTATCAAGTTTGCGTCGCTTTTGTTCTGGAAGTGGAAAGAGATTGTTTTGAGTATGGGAAttagaaacactgaacacactacTGGCTTTCTACTTAACCCGCTACCCAACTTTATAGCTACAAgtaaccccaccccccaaaaaaaaaaaaaacaaacaaacaaacaaacaaacaaaacacaaaaccacacacTCCTAATCCTAGGTACTTGAAAAGCTGTCCAGACTTCCACTCACCCCTCTCAGACTCGGAGGATTCGGACCGGGGAACGGGCGACTTCAAGGACCCAGCCACAGCTGCCTTCTCTCCTTTACTGCTCTCCTTAGTTTTGGCTTCCTTGGCTACATCTCTCTCCTTGGACggctccttctctctctccttctcggCAGATGACTTCAACTCGCCACCGCTCGCCTTGGCTTTGTCGTCCTTGCTGGCCTTCTCGTCTTTCTTGAACTTCTCCTTCTCGGATTTGGGGGTCTTCTCCTTGGTCTCCCGGGTCTTCTCCTCTTTGCCTGGCCTCTCTTCTTTCTGTTTCTCCTTCCCCGGGGCTTTGGCCTCTGGAGTGGCAGCTGGTGTTTTCTCTTTCTTCTCCTTATTTTTTTCCTTCCCGCTTTTGTCTTTGTCTTCCTTCTCCTTGATTAACTTTGTGCTAAGGTAAACCAACAAAAACGTCAGTCTATTTATAATGGTTATATCACAACCTATACCTGTAACAAACTAATGAAAGCCACTGAGAACGGCTACAGTTTAGTCAGCAGCCCAAGTACCACCACACTGCTTTATAATTGCACAGGGTACAATATATTTCAGTTTAAGAATGCCATTCTACAGTCAACCAAGCAATGAATAATGactgcatacaaataaaaatcaagCTCTCAAGGtgctctacaaaataaatgtattcctaTATTAAATTTATTGTATAGCCTCAGCGAAATAttgaacaattaaataaaaaaaaataatattagttTTTTTGCATTCAAATAGTTCCTTTAGTTCACATCGTAATATTCCGGATGCATTTCTCTCTGTTGCCTGTGCTTCTTTCTGTGATCCCTTCTTACCTATTTGTAGCACCATTTCCATTGCTGGTGGTGACCTTTGGTGTTGTATTGTTGGTTTTGCTTGCAGCTTTCGCAGCACTCTGAGACTTCTCCTTGGATTTTTCTGtgcaagataaatacagtttcTGTAACCTTCTACATTCTGCACTCTAGGTTTATGACATCAGGTAATCCAAGCCTCTGAAGAATATGATTTGCAGGCTGGGTTGTAAACACAATATGCTAGAAAGGGTGATGTTAAAGTACTGTATACGGGATATATTTAGAACCCTAAAACGGCTCAACAATAAAGCAAATTGAACCCATTTCAGTGATGTGATCGGAGCAGGGGATCGTAAAGTGGTTATGAGCCAGCCATGGATCTCACCATTCTCCTCGGAGGCTCCCTCCTCGGGTTTGCCGGTGCTGGTGGTGGACGCAGGCTTGCCAGCGCTACCCGGTCCGTTCTGCACCGTGGTAGGGCCGGTGTTCCTCACTGGCAGCTCTTTGTGGTGGAACTCGTTCTCGGGCACCATGTACGGTTTCCTGCTTTTCAACTGCCCGGAATAGCTGCAAGTCGCACACATTGTTAAGaggcacaaacaaacaaacaaaaaaaaataaaaataaaaatgcattaaagaaAAAACGAATACAGGTATTCGGAGTTTGCACATATTGCTGGTTGAGcgcaaaaaaaaatgcatacgtgttattaaaatacaaaattaaatatcaaGAATTTTGTTTGTGGATGGATTTTGTTTGTTACGGTGTTCTTGTTCTCAGCCAGCGATATACAAGCGTTTCCCTTAGGGATAAACCATGTAGGGCGAGGTTTCAGTTCAAGAACACTTAAGGGGTTGGGCTTGTCAACttaaatggttttatttattgttatagcTTCATCAAAAGGACAATGGAATTGTGTGTTTCTGCTGTTGGGCACTAGGACCTACTTTAGGGAATATACACAacccaaaatatatatacaaatatatattcgaaaaaaatatcaaaaaaaagtttaaataaatcaatcaataaaacccACTGTTCAAATACATTACAATCACCAATAAGGTGAGTACAACGGTAAAACATGGAGCGAGCCCTTCAAGATCGTCTCCAAATTGACAGTTATCTTAATAGTGTCAGCTGGTGTGGACAGGAAGAGGAAGAGTTTTTCTGCTGCAGTAAATTACGAATCTCTTTACAATGAACATCTGATAAGATCACTTCATCATGACCGGACGAAACTGGGGAGATGTGATCCCAGCAAGTCCACCTGTTAAAATGAATCGTTTCCATTAGCCAACAACCGTGACCTTATCCTGCCATTTAATCTCAGAAGGTATTGACTGCAGTAAAATATAACCAGGAAACGTGGGGAACAGGCTCCACATGTAATTAATGGGGCAGTATTTGCAGAGAAAATCAACAGCTTCTAATGCACCGCAAGCAGAAAacctcaattaaaaataaattggaatggCTATTGATAATCTCGTCTGCTGTAATTGCTATGGTTAGTCCCTGCACACATACAAGCATGTGCACAATGTTGGATGCCACACTGGAAATTGCTCTCTGCACTCTTGAATGTTACAGCGGGGAAACCTGATTCTCCAATATGAAAATGTCATCGAAAGTTAAGAGACAGCAAGCAGGTACTAAGCACAAAATAACATCACATTCAGCAGAAAGTTTTAGAGGGAAAGACGAGTAAGCCTCAGTAATGGAGCAACAGATCTCAAATCAGAAAATgtaatgggaagaaaaaaaaaaaagagattaaaactgtattttcagcCTGTGTTTTAACATGAACTGTATAAACGCTAAATCGCAGTGTATTGTAGTATCACTCAATTGTTGGTCACTCCGTTACCCCATAGCCAATGCATAAAGATCAGgcctcttctccttctcctccaggCAGATCTTGTGCACCCTGCGCTCCAGGGCTTGCCCCAGGTTCAGCACTTTGGGGTAGCACAGCAGGATCTTGGTGAGCACAATCAGGATATTCCGGATGTGGGTGTATTCGCCAGTCTCCAAACAGTGCACCGAAGCCTAGAGAgagaaatacaaacacaacatCCATTTCCAGTTTTTCAGGATTTCATTTCATTATTCCTTCAGATGACGTAAGCTAGATAAGAACAGTGCATACGCTGCCTGGTTGCAGAATGTAAGGCAGTATGGTCATGCCATTACACTAGGACTTGTGTTCTTGTTCTTTTACTTGCTGCTCCTGACAACACAGTtaaaaagggggagcactgtacttaCTTTAGTTCATTTATAGTGCAATCTTCAAAAGGGAAACAGTACTTACTTTAGTTAATTTATAATGCCACTTATGGACAACATGGCGGAAGTTTTCATAATCCAGCTGGTCTGCCTTGTTTCCTCCATCGAAACCAGTTGCCCGCAGAATGGTCAGGAACCCTGGGTAATTTCCACACTCCTGAcaatgaaacgaaaataaatttgatttaattttgagACGATTAAAAACAACCGCTGAACCTCAAGATTtacatttgtaatgtatttttcttctcaAGCTTCTCTCTTCTTCTGCTATTGACCTATAAAAAGGCATGTCTAAAATCAGCTTTAGTTTCAAAAGGTTGGTTTTGGTTTTACCTTTTCGTAAATGGCTCTGTCGCTGTGCCACCTTGTCACAGTATCCAGCATGCAGCAGAGGAAGCGCCCATAGCGCCGGGCCTCATTCTCTGTGCAGCTTGCCACAGTGTAGATAATGTCAGAGAAAACCTTAAGAGGAAAGAAAGCGCAGGCATCTCAACGATTATTCTCTTTTAAGATGGTGCAGGTGATATTATTTACAGACTGGCTAAAAAAATCTCCTAGTCCTACCTTATTACCCAAGTATAGCTAAGTCTTACCCTGTCGTAGCACAGGAGGGTGCAGAAGTTGGGTGTTCTCTGCTGGTGCACGAGCTCCACAAAGCGGGCGCAGTAAACTGCGTCAATGGCAGAGAAAATGCAGCGAGGAAATATGCACAGCTGGAGGAACTTTGTGATTGTCTCGTTCTTAGTGGATTCTGCAGAGAAACAAACCGCTTAAACCAAAGTTACCGATCAATAATGCCACAGGCCAGGGCATTCagcttttaattatatatatatatattatatatgtttacataattgtatgtaaaaataatgtgatatctgtataatgtgaaataatgtataatgtgattcttgtaacaattgtaagtcgccctggataagggcgtctgctaagaaataaataataataataataatatgttccgCTATTTGTTCATTCACTGCAAACACAAAGTGGCAGAAAAGCCAGCTTCACAATTTCGATTACTCACACAGTCAGAACCTGAAGACACAAATTGACCTATTTCTTGGTTGAAAAGCTTCTTCTGTATCTGTCTGATCAGAAAAATAGCAACTGCTAAGATTCTGGCATTCACTTGCGTATAatggcattttgtttttaaattgagatCACAAGATGCTGCTGGGCTGCCGATGAAACATTAGAAGATCTTTGCGATACCCACACAGGGGAGCGTCTCATTTACAGGGGGTTAATAACAAACCATTTCATATATTTTGACATTTCAATTATTCATGGAGTATTAACATTAACATCTGTTCATGCAGTACTGGCGATATAATCCTCAATGTACCTGTTTTTGTGTGACGAATTTTTACATTTCGCAGTataaaaattgacaaaaaaattGGTTTTACCGGAAATAATTGATCTAGATGAGCTCTTAAAGCAAGAATGACAGAGTAGTGAAGAGCAGTGAGCAAATGATTCATACAGGTAACAGAAGTGTGACTTACTTGCTAAAAGCCAGTTGTCTTTCTCCAGTTTCAGCCTCTGCAGGACTCTCTGGACATGCTCCAGCTGCTTCTTCTCCTCCTCTTGAAGCTTGTCCTGAAGCGCAGTACacctctccttctccttcttcttcttgtttggGGGCTGATTGGTATTAAGGGGACAAAACCAAGacaaaaacaccacacactatTAAAGTTCGGACAGGCCGGAACAGCGAGATGTGCTTTTGGTTTCCACTGGTGAGAATCAGACCTCGTcataattatttattatcattttaaatgttaccGTATCCCCCCACTCCCATGGAAAGACACAGCCATTATAACAATTTAAAGATTTAAGGCAGCCAAGACCCCagtatatgtttttattaaaatgtatgattAGCTTTTCCAGTATGCATACTTCGTATTACTCAAGCAGTTATATCCAATGCAGCGGTCATTGCTGCACAAGTCAATTATCCAGCAGGTAGTTAGGTTTCCTGGGAAAAGGCACTTAATGGAAAAGAAGGTCAATTATCCATGGGCAGTGACCGCTGTGGAGGATATTAATGCAttctgaataatttaaaaaagttttttgtatgaagacttttttttaaatgtatttttcggTTATAATTTGAACTCGATCGCTTAGACTGCTTGGAGTTTAAGGTTTTTAAGATTCCTGTTAGCTTTACGTGCACTGTCCTGTGGAATAATGATCACTCCACTGAGACTGTGCTGGCTGATACGATCTGTGTGACTTATATCAGAAATTAGGAAAAAGAAACCGTTccgttaacatattcaattaaaaatgccattaatgtattttaatactgtatgtgtgccagaATATGCGTTTCAGAAAACAAGTATAGAATCCGACAAAGCACGTACCATTTCTGGATTTTCATCAATGGCTTTCATCTGAACTTTGAGTTTGTTGACCTCCCTGTTGTAGGCATTGTGTGGCACAGCGAGGTCATACATCGTGAGCGACCAGAACGTGGCATAGAACTGAGGGCTGATGTCATCCCAGACCTTGGGGGGGTGCAGGGAGACCACTGAATCGTGGACAGGAGCCATCACCAGATCGCAGGCCGCGATGTACTTGTGGACTTTCTGCTGCTGTCGGTTTCCCTTTTCAGTCTTCTTCAGCTCGTCGTATTTAGACTGCAATGAGGGATTGTGCAAAATCAATTTGGCGTTGCTAAGTAGAACTACAACACATGctcaagagaaaaagaaaaaaaaaagttatacaattaaaatatctCCCCGCCTTTCATAAATTTAAGTAGACCCTGGCACTGCAGGAAGGACAGACTTCAGAAGGAAAAGACTAACCCCAGAATGGCCAACATCTGATAGGGACACTTGGCAAGACATTGGGGAGGCTTTTCAGAGTGCAGAAAATACATTGTGGGTAATGACAATTAATAAACACATCCCAAATGAAAcactagaaaagaaaaaaaggaattgtaCAATGAACCATTGTACTATAAAAGGCCACACTAAAATAACCTGagaaacattaaataaaatacacaatctACAGATAAAGTGTATGTGTCAAATGTCGCCATAAAAATGGTCTAACAGCATTTTGTACAGAAATGAAAAATCTCTGCAGTGAAGATATAAAAACACCACCCACTCTTCAATTCAAGCCCCAGAGAGAGAAAGCCAGCAATGAAGTGGCAGCAGCTTTCACAGATCCTGGCTGGCAGTCAAGACTTATCAATTCTACTTACCAATATTTGGTGTGCATACATGGGCCTTGACAAGAAAAATGCTGCATCGTGGGGCGTGTGGAATTGGTTACAGAGGATGTCCACGGACGGTACTCGCTTTATGTAATCTTCTGTGCTGAGATTGGATGCTAAAAATCCTCCAAACTGTACAAGCGTATCGTGGCACTAAATGGAggggacaaaaaaaaatcattgtcaATCCTCAAGCACAAAGCGAGTGTACATGTGCACCCTGTATGTGAGCACTGATGACATGCAGATTCCACATGCCTGCCTTCAACTTCAATGCAAACGTTCCAGCCATGGAATACGGcagccaggagggacacctgcACACACAGCATCTATAATCGCTGCAAGCAATTCTTTTTCACATACAGGTTCCAGTCCTGGAATCGATTATCTTTATCCATTTCAAAGGGCTCCAACATTCAGCAGGAATGGAGCTTAACTGTGCAAAATAGCATTGTGTATCTCACTTCACAATTTGCACACAATGTTTTTTTAATCCAAACCCATAGGCTTATAATAGTATTCTCCCCTCAACAAAGAGGATCATGTATTTACTGATGCTATTCATGCAGGAGAATGAATGAATCATTATGTTTTGTCCTGGTGGGGTGTTTCACCCCATAACACTGAAATTGCCCCACCCTGAAAGAGGTGGCACATCGAAACTGGGGTAATTTCAATATTCTGGGGTCAATAAACACACACTTCCCCAGCATCATGGGATTGTTGTTCCTTGTTTAAATACATCACAATGCATCAGGAATTAAAATAATAtcctgttattaataataataataataataataataataataataataataataataataatatagaagaaTATGAGATGATTCAACTGTGAACAGAGGAATCCTAGACTAGCAGGAGAGTAATTTCTAGGGTCTGCATTTTCACTTGACTTTCAGACAGTACAATATGTTCACAATCTGTTCTTGAAGCCAATTACAGATTTGTGAGGCGCTAACGCCTCTGTGTCTGTAATACCTGCCTTTATGTAATAACCTTGCTTTACAGATTTAAAAGTAGAAAACCgacaaatacatttttgctagatttattattttatttattttttaactgcagtGGGCTTGTACATTATAATGCGATTCATCCATTCTGCAGCATTCCTTAAGTTAATACAGGGAGTGTAAATGTGCAGCTTTCTTGTATTTCACTCCATTCACTTTGGGGACGTGATGCAATTAATATTTTTcacttaactaaaaaaaaaaaacattttaaaaatgattttcttGACTAGTCATTTGGAAAATGCAAAGAAAAATGGGTGATCGtttttaaatactgcaatttGAATCATTCATGGATTAAAATGCATTATACTCCAAATCCTGTCTTTTGTATCCTCATGTTATGCAGTACCTTTAAAATGCAAGGTCTTTAGCTCCATCTGCAGTAAGAATGTACACAATTTGAATATGAAAGACGACTCAGACAATCCATCATTAGATTCTCTTTCAAACATCACATCTGGGAGATCACTTGACAAAAATATTCAGCTCAATAGAAGACgtcagtctggttgctcttctatTTTATCAATATGTACATATTCACATGCACATGCTTTATTCATGTAACAACATGGAACAATCACATCAACGTTAAATATGGAGGGTGTCAAAAAGATGTATATATGTTTTAGATAtcgtacaaataaaaatacaaagccATGCTTAATATACGGGGCATTAACCAaggctttacaatgcattttgtTTACTTCTTATTAGCCAAGCAACCTTACAAACagcccccttttttattttgatctgtagacggtttgatttttttttttttctactgtaatTCAGGCTATACAGATTTCTACAGAACAAAAATACACCGTTGCTTCCTGGTATATATGACATATCTGCATATCCCAATTGGCAGGTAACGAACAAAGATGCTGCTCatcaaaaaggtttttaaaagtaCCGGTGGTCGCTCCTTTAATTCGAGGGCTTGCAGTTGCACTGAACCGTTTGTTTTTACCTGATCGTAGAGCTTCCCAACAAGTTTGAGATGCTTCTCTCCCCCCTCCAGAAAGACGACTCCATTCCTCTGCTGGGCCATGAGCAGACAGAGGGGGAGAGCCAGCTCATGGTCCAGGAGAGCGTCCTTCAGCCTCTGGGATGATTTCTTGGTGTTCCGGATCTGTCCAAAATAGCCACCCTATCAAAGAACACATAGACGAGATGGCAATGAGATGACACTGAGACAGCAGTCAGCCAAACCAATCAGAGCCAATTCAGACTGTATAGAATACTGGCTGGAGCAGGAGGGCTCTCTGACACCAAGTTGACAGATCACAGTGCACCAATAAGGCCAATAGAGGGATATGCTTTGCTACTTCATTGCACATAGCTGCTGCTGTGATGAGGGTGCCAAAGCAAGCTTTACCAGGGCCCTGTTGTAAAACCACTGCTTCATTCAGAGGAAGGCATAAAACTATGCAATAAGAAGTACacaagggaaaaaaacaaataataaaaaataaaaaaatccactTAAATTCCATTTGCTACAACATCGGGTTTGTTGCCTCAGGCTATCGCAAAGCTTTACTTTACACGGATAAGCAAGGCAAGCCCTGTAGAAATCAAACACAACGCGCTCATTTTTCAGGCTGATTCCTTACCTCTGCTTTTAACTGTTCCCCACCGGTCATGGCCTCGAGTTGTTCTTGTGTCATCTCGTCTGCAATTTCAATCCCAGCCATTTTCTGAACCACTTCTTTGAGAATTAGCAGATCAAAACTAAATAGATGAGACCACAAAGGAGTTAATTTATTAGAAAACAAGCAGGGGAGCCGAGCTCAAGAAACGAACTAGACAAACAGCTCCGAAGTTATCTGGTTGAATTATTCATGCTGCCTTAATGCCCATATCTTTAGGGTATTCGATCACAGTTTAAACATCTTTTACATaccgtatgtttttttttattttgtttcttcgCTCAACTGAAAAAGCATTCCCAGCGGCCGGGGTGAATGCATTGGTCTTTGGATACATCTGGATGTTGTGTACTTTATTGAATACACCTTACCACCTGTCATGTCTTGAAATTACATACTAAAATGGACAAGTCAGATCACTCTAATGGTTAGAACAATGTAAAACTGCTATGctataaaaccaaaaaacaaaactgtatttagtgTTCTGGATATATGGAGCCCCTGCTTACAAATATCAGCCAAATAGAATGTGGTGGCAGAACAGACCTCAGCTGGGCAACATAATAAAAACTATAAAATGTGATTATTATACAGCAGCTCACACGAGGATACATAATACAGGTTACCATTTCCATACACACCTTTTACCAGCTTTAAGCTGATTTGTCACATACTGAAGGAGACCTGCCAGCTCTATAGGGTACTTTCTGAAAACTGAACCACAAAGACTTGCAAGGCCTGtggaaaaagaaataaaataaaatacagggatCAGAAACGCATTTCTCCAACATGCAATAAAAGGAAAGTAACTGGACTGGTGCACCTTTTTAAATCGTTTCAACCCAGGATGGTGGCACGATGCACGGAGAGTGAACTGTTCTTAAAACGACTTACTCTGTAACCAGGCAGAAATGGTGGTGTCGTCATGCTTCATTTTCTCCTTCTCAGGATTAGCCAGCGCTTCAATAATGCAATCttttgaaagggttaaggacaatTAGCAAAGTGCTTCCTGCACCTGAATTTGAATTGTAAAACCTCATCCGAACCACCGACACCACATGCGGTATTATCTTCCAAACATGGATAAGCCTCCTGCCTAAAGCCAGACCCTTCAGCAAAGGCGAGAAAAGGCATGGATGATTACAGGTAGCTGAATGCATCCTCCTGGGTCCAATTGAAGGCAGACAACAACCACAATGTTAACATATGCACATAGTGTGAGCAAGACAACAGGAAATATAAACATTGTCTCACAGACTAATTCAAATGCAAAATGCCAAACAGCAGGAAGTCACTGTATAAATAATACAACACATACTGGAGCTGACATGATGGGCATTGATGAGGGACAGATTTTCTTCAGGTGTCTCAGAATAGGAATCTGTTAAAATTGAAGCCACTGTCATACTGCGTTAATGTGTCTTACTTGAACTGTGTGATTTTGGTAAGAGGCACttttattttttccattatatgttttactgcatttagtgatgttaataaggAGGCAATAAATCATGAATATAGAGTTATGGTTTTAGAGATGGGCTGTTATGAATTAAGACTGACCTCAAACACATTCTAATGGATGAAAGAGCATATTTTTGTCCAATGCCTGCTTTGAAAATGTTATCTTTTTTACAGTGCATCATTTGATCATCCGAAAAAAAGCTTTGCGTGCCTGTGTGAAACGAAATCATCAAGAGCAGTCCGGGTCTATAAAGTGCCTGTGAAGTAGTGAGAACGGCTCCAAGCtttgactttgtatttttttattactttcatGTCATATCCATAATCGCAGAGCTCTTCATTATTTTCTTCAGCAAAAGCCAAAACAAAATGTTGCTTCCTGTCGCGCCAATTAAAAGTGTTCTAAATCTTAAAAAGGATACAAGCCAAGACATCGTAGTTCAGTGAAGTGAGATACTTCAGAGAATCGACAACAGGCGTTATGAGGTTGTCATACCACTGGATCTGAGacaacatctaaaaaaaacaaagacagaacTTTCAGACACAGCGATAAAGAGGAACGACATGCTCTTCAAATCATTTTGGAACACGCCCCCCTCAAAGATATCCTAGAATTTCATAACAAAGGCCGTTCTATAAAAACTTGTCTCAGACAGTCTGTATCTATGTGGAGGTGTTTCAAAATGACACCTTCTCATGCAAAACACAATGTAAAGCACTTTGTCTGAAAAATCATCTGTCACCTTAAAacagtgcatgtttttttttttttaaataatatatctaGTAAAATTCAGATGGTTTTGTCTTCAGggct
This genomic stretch from Acipenser ruthenus chromosome 16, fAciRut3.2 maternal haplotype, whole genome shotgun sequence harbors:
- the LOC117411978 gene encoding THO complex subunit 2-like isoform X4 — encoded protein: MAALVVPADWIRNWEKSGKNEFLQLCRNLAESKPSDDVTLRDIQAALYELAWQVIKGNLKLDQAASVLNDVMEFREDMSSILADVFCILDIETGCLEEKNKREHFTQLVGACLVLVPDTVLKERLDPETLESLGLIKQAQQFNQKIVKIKTKLFYKQQKFNLLREENEGYAKLITELGQDLSGNITSRLVLENIKSLIGCFNLDPNRVLDIILEVYECRSDQDEFFVPLIKSYMCEAQTLCHILGFKFKFYQEPNGETPSSLYHVAAALLQHNLIELGDLYVHLLPMDPSILEEHKREITEAKQIARKLTMVVVPSEKTEEKDKEKEKEEEKNEKPPDNQKLGLLEALLKIGDWQHAQSIMDQMPSFYAASHKSIAVALCQLLHITIEPLYRRAGVPKGAKGALNRPLKSKQAPKPAEAFEDLRKEVFTMLCYLGPHLSHDPVLFAKIVRLGKGFMKEYQNDKQEDKDRMDTLLSCFLSITDQVLLPSLTLMDCNACMSEELWGLFKMFPYQHRYRLYGQWKNETYNSHPLLVKVKAQTVDRAKYIMKRLTKENVKPSGRQIGKLSHSNPTILFDYMLSQIQWYDNLITPVVDSLKYLTSLNYDVLAYCIIEALANPEKEKMKHDDTTISAWLQSLASLCGSVFRKYPIELAGLLQYVTNQLKAGKSFDLLILKEVVQKMAGIEIADEMTQEQLEAMTGGEQLKAEGGYFGQIRNTKKSSQRLKDALLDHELALPLCLLMAQQRNGVVFLEGGEKHLKLVGKLYDQCHDTLVQFGGFLASNLSTEDYIKRVPSVDILCNQFHTPHDAAFFLSRPMYAHQILSKYDELKKTEKGNRQQQKVHKYIAACDLVMAPVHDSVVSLHPPKVWDDISPQFYATFWSLTMYDLAVPHNAYNREVNKLKVQMKAIDENPEMPPNKKKKEKERCTALQDKLQEEEKKQLEHVQRVLQRLKLEKDNWLLAKSTKNETITKFLQLCIFPRCIFSAIDAVYCARFVELVHQQRTPNFCTLLCYDRVFSDIIYTVASCTENEARRYGRFLCCMLDTVTRWHSDRAIYEKECGNYPGFLTILRATGFDGGNKADQLDYENFRHVVHKWHYKLTKASVHCLETGEYTHIRNILIVLTKILLCYPKVLNLGQALERRVHKICLEEKEKRPDLYALAMGYSGQLKSRKPYMVPENEFHHKELPVRNTGPTTVQNGPGSAGKPASTTSTGKPEEGASEENEKSKEKSQSAAKAASKTNNTTPKVTTSNGNGATNSTKLIKEKEDKDKSGKEKNKEKKEKTPAATPEAKAPGKEKQKEERPGKEEKTRETKEKTPKSEKEKFKKDEKASKDDKAKASGGELKSSAEKEREKEPSKERDVAKEAKTKESSKGEKAAVAGSLKSPVPRSESSESEREQKRRKLDTHPSPSHSSTVKDNLNELKDSATKHYTNHSTATLSKSKEREVDKKDMEKSRDRSREREKKERKRDHSNSDREVAQELKRRKDENGTSSSKHSKSESPSNSPQPNEKEKSKSSKSSSKEKSDSAKPEKGSSGGKKESRHDKEKAEKKEKRESTGAKEDKKHHKSSDKHR